DNA from Triticum aestivum cultivar Chinese Spring chromosome 7D, IWGSC CS RefSeq v2.1, whole genome shotgun sequence:
CAGGAATCGAACCTACTTTTTGACCCATTTTGCCTTTCTAGGTTGGTGGGCGCTTTCACCATTCAGCCATGGATGCTTTAGCGAGTGAACTAGGTTTTTATTTGAGAGCGAACTAGGTTTTTAGTGGTATTCCTTCTCGAGCTTCTATTTCTTCCGTTAAGGGAGATTCGGGAAAAGATGGAATAGGAAGACGTGTTTCCAGAACGAACAAGATACGGGTAGAGAAGGGGAAGTTAGCAAAGTTAGACAAGATTGGAATGGGCATAGGAACATGTATTGATGTACCAGATCGGCTAATGCTCCCAGGTTGATGCGATGTATTCCACCAGTTGACTGGAGACTTTATTATTGGTATATCGATCGGTCCAGCACGGATTGAAATAGGAGCCGGTTCGACAGGAAGCTTTTGAAAACGCAGTGCACCCAGGTAAATAAGGAACAAGATGAATACAGAAGTTAAACGAGCATCCCACACCCGAATGGTACCCCACATAGGCCTTCCCCGAAACCCCCCAGTCACTAACGTAAACAAAGTAGAAAAAGCACCAATTTCTGTACCGGTTCCGGAAGAGCGAAGAAAAAGGGGATGTTTTGTTAATGGGAACAAGGAACTGTTTATAGCTGTCGCGATATAAATAACTATACTCATCTGAGCCGCAGGAACATGTACATACGAAATACGAGAATTTCCACCTTGTTGAAGATCTGGTGGTGCTACCCGAAGACTTAAATGAATAGCCATCGCTGTTAAGAACAACCGAGATCCAATGAGAATTTGCGCGTAGCTTTTTGTCTTTGACATAAAAAAAATAAGGTTGTAATAACGAAACTGACATTTTATTTTCCTTGCCTTGCAAGTGGAACAAGAAAGACTATATAGTTATTTTGATTCTATAAACAATCAAAGGATTTCGCATGCTTTCCATGGAATGACGGAATTCCCCTTGCTTAGTTTTCGCTCCGCTCGTGCGTGGCACTCCTTGCTTGCGGAGCGGCATATCGGAAAAAGAAGGATTGACTTTCTATACGGGCCCGTCCCCTCTTACCCCTAACTAACAATTATGCTGCTCTCGCCTTTTTGTAATCTTATCTTTCCAAAATGCACTACTAATTTTTACGGCCTCCTTAGTCACCCTATCCACTCTCGTCCTGTTTTCGGGTTCCCTTTCAGGGGATGAGGATATttcgatgatttctccctccgtaGGTGGAAAACGCGTGGGTGAGTAGAGTCTGTGCTGTGCTTTTGGGGGCACCGGCAAGAAGCTTCTCGGCCACCCTACTCTGACTTGATTAGCTACTAGTAACTAGGATCGTTCAAACAGTCAGTCAGCAATGCGTACTTCTTTCCTAGTTGAGTGGATCTGCGTAGCAGAGCCCAATCTTCTACCACAAGCTCTGACCTGACTTGTTGTACTTGATTCACCCACGTAAATAGACAACTTGGATAATAAAAGTCATCCCATAAAAGAGAAGTGAGTCCGCATGTCGGCAAATG
Protein-coding regions in this window:
- the LOC123170269 gene encoding putative cytochrome c biosynthesis ccmC-like mitochondrial protein, which produces MSKTKSYAQILIGSRLFLTAMAIHLSLRVAPPDLQQGGNSRISYVHVPAAQMSIVIYIATAINSSLFPLTKHPLFLRSSGTGTEIGAFSTLFTLVTGGFRGRPMWGTIRVWDARLTSVFILFLIYLGALRFQKLPVEPAPISIRAGPIDIPIIKSPVNWWNTSHQPGSISRSGTSIHVPMPIPILSNFANFPFSTRILFVLETRLPIPSFPESPLTEEIEAREGIPLKT